A window from Nitrospira sp. ND1 encodes these proteins:
- a CDS encoding site-specific integrase codes for MGLVKRGNIWWMNIVFQGQRIRRSTGSSNRALADAIMAKVKVQLIEGQYFERAEEQSRTFAELMDRFEREHLVKLASRQTGHAFVKRFRAFFGERTLGEITPKLIVEYKSRRYAAGVKPASINRELTCLRKAFNLAKREWEWCRDNPVSRVSLEKGVTKRDRWLMEDEEARLLDACPSWLRELVVFALHSGMRLGEILSLTWTGVDLFRRTATVFESKNGERRTVPLNHTMMALLTEKAKVRHIKTALVFPSLAGTRLDPNHLRRALRPAMAKAGIVNCHFHDLRHTFATRLVQSGVDLYKVQRLLGHKSPMMTQRYAHHYPESLRDGVEILDRRSHRDTKMTTVLRVSESTVSEVVEKLVGDTGIEPVASSV; via the coding sequence ATGGGGCTCGTTAAGCGAGGGAATATTTGGTGGATGAATATCGTGTTTCAGGGGCAACGCATTCGCCGGTCGACAGGGTCATCGAATCGAGCCTTGGCTGACGCCATCATGGCGAAGGTGAAGGTGCAATTGATCGAAGGGCAGTATTTTGAGCGGGCGGAGGAACAGTCTCGAACCTTCGCGGAATTGATGGATCGCTTTGAGCGAGAGCACCTCGTGAAATTGGCCAGCCGACAAACCGGACATGCCTTCGTCAAGCGCTTCCGTGCCTTCTTCGGAGAGCGGACGCTCGGCGAGATTACCCCCAAGCTGATCGTGGAGTATAAAAGCCGACGGTATGCTGCCGGGGTGAAACCTGCCTCGATCAATCGAGAGCTCACCTGCTTGAGAAAGGCCTTCAACCTGGCGAAGCGGGAATGGGAATGGTGCCGAGACAATCCGGTCAGCCGCGTGTCTCTCGAAAAGGGCGTGACGAAACGAGACCGGTGGCTGATGGAGGACGAGGAGGCGCGATTGCTCGATGCCTGTCCGTCGTGGTTACGCGAGCTCGTGGTGTTCGCGCTCCATAGCGGGATGCGGCTGGGTGAGATCCTGTCACTGACCTGGACTGGCGTGGATCTGTTCCGAAGAACTGCGACTGTGTTTGAGTCCAAAAACGGGGAGCGGCGGACTGTGCCATTGAATCACACTATGATGGCGCTTCTGACGGAGAAGGCCAAAGTGCGGCACATCAAAACCGCACTGGTCTTTCCAAGTCTTGCCGGTACACGGTTAGATCCCAACCATCTGCGACGGGCATTACGGCCTGCGATGGCAAAGGCTGGCATCGTGAACTGCCATTTCCATGACCTCCGCCACACCTTTGCGACGCGGCTGGTCCAGTCGGGAGTGGATCTCTACAAGGTGCAACGGCTCCTCGGGCACAAGTCTCCGATGATGACGCAACGCTATGCGCATCATTACCCGGAAAGCCTGCGAGATGGAGTGGAGATTCTGGACCGACGGTCACACCGTGACACAAAAATGACCACAGTGCTGCGTGTGTCGGAGAGTACTGTCTCGGAAGTCGTTGAAAAATTGGTGGGCGATACTGGTATCGAACCAGTGGCCTCTTCCGTGTGA
- a CDS encoding tyrosine recombinase XerC, whose translation MDRAIRTFLDVLSVQQSASPQTIRAYASDLAQFHAFALGVLKPGGPLAPHAVTPALIREFLAARDRKGEKKTSLARKLACLRSFFRYLVRIGQLEVNPAEDVRAPKLPKHLPQVLTKDDAGALMEFPGGTEREGVRDRAILETLYSTGARVSELVGMNCDDISRSEGLVRVRGKGRKERVIPLGSIALEAIDAYHAQISMVAGPSSGQSSDPVAVFRNRRGGRLTTRTIARIVAKYSRQLTGGAVHPHTLRHSFATHLLDEGADLRAIQEMLGHASLSTTQKYTHLATDQLLALYDRTHPRAVRTTEASEVIKQKGSR comes from the coding sequence ATGGATCGCGCAATCCGGACTTTCCTAGACGTCCTTTCTGTCCAGCAGAGCGCGTCCCCCCAAACTATTCGTGCCTATGCGTCCGACCTGGCTCAGTTCCACGCCTTCGCGCTGGGGGTGCTGAAGCCGGGCGGGCCGCTGGCTCCTCACGCGGTGACACCGGCTCTGATTCGCGAATTTCTCGCCGCACGTGATCGCAAGGGGGAAAAGAAGACCTCGTTGGCGAGAAAGCTGGCCTGTCTGCGCAGTTTCTTCCGGTATCTGGTGCGCATCGGGCAGTTGGAAGTGAACCCCGCAGAGGATGTGCGCGCCCCGAAACTTCCCAAGCACCTTCCCCAGGTCCTCACGAAAGACGATGCCGGTGCGTTGATGGAGTTCCCCGGTGGAACGGAGCGGGAAGGGGTACGGGATCGTGCGATCCTCGAGACCTTGTATTCCACGGGGGCTCGCGTCAGCGAGTTGGTCGGCATGAATTGCGACGATATCAGCCGGAGCGAAGGACTGGTGCGCGTGCGCGGGAAGGGGCGGAAAGAACGGGTCATTCCGCTGGGCAGCATTGCCCTGGAGGCAATCGATGCCTACCACGCGCAGATCTCGATGGTGGCGGGACCGTCCTCAGGGCAATCGTCGGATCCCGTGGCCGTCTTTCGAAACCGCCGCGGAGGACGATTGACCACCAGAACCATTGCGCGCATTGTGGCCAAGTATTCGCGGCAGCTGACCGGAGGCGCGGTTCATCCTCACACCTTGCGCCATTCGTTTGCCACGCATTTGCTGGATGAAGGCGCCGATCTGCGTGCCATTCAGGAAATGCTTGGACATGCCTCGCTCAGTACGACACAAAAATATACACATCTTGCGACGGACCAACTGCTCGCGTTATACGATCGCACTCACCCTCGTGCCGTGCGTACCACGGAGGCGAGCGAAGTCATCAAGCAGAAGGGGTCTCGATGA
- a CDS encoding energy transducer TonB, whose protein sequence is MGEIDSTSHLTYRVLFIIVTLLFGSAFSLVGEIWNTSQSAIAAEIPSSNAYQPEVNKPCKLLSHTTPRGKFSDSIREAKPMFREPQPAVIAPPVAASIPRTKPDARLRVAGGTGSNPYLARVQARIAGFWTSPPVDKSGRGMTAVVGFRLERDGRISSVTVEQSSGNEQYDHAARQAVQNAVPLPPFPPDLPNMYFDAHYTFSVGEASGALDYEGESRSTGDSASMVNTHRDTYPIEVPISRQLDDCQKFLDMMLNAIYKVPESQEGLDILQSLSNELPLGEHEETNSNEYSELQWLARDLHRNVRDRRKEITEKLAEEIKWREYDSACEKTVRKAKFPLHLRDEPVAAWRQETKTLGRAFCTAVQGGGKVEFRVIDEKTPTVGIFVTTTKRRFVVILQKKMQGDLSEAWTAVEIQTPSDRRPAVTILGQTFMDGFPNLVQND, encoded by the coding sequence ATGGGAGAGATCGACTCCACTAGTCATCTGACCTACCGGGTGCTGTTCATTATTGTAACCCTTCTCTTTGGATCCGCTTTCTCATTAGTTGGAGAGATATGGAATACCTCTCAATCGGCCATTGCCGCAGAGATACCCTCGTCCAACGCTTACCAGCCAGAGGTAAACAAGCCCTGTAAGCTCTTGTCGCATACGACTCCGCGAGGGAAATTTTCCGACTCGATACGGGAAGCAAAGCCGATGTTTCGCGAGCCGCAGCCGGCCGTGATCGCTCCCCCGGTGGCCGCCAGCATTCCTCGCACCAAACCCGATGCTCGACTGCGGGTAGCAGGGGGGACTGGGTCCAACCCTTATTTGGCGCGTGTGCAAGCTAGAATCGCCGGGTTCTGGACATCTCCACCAGTGGATAAATCCGGAAGAGGTATGACGGCTGTGGTGGGATTCCGCCTGGAACGGGATGGGCGGATCAGTAGCGTGACGGTCGAGCAGTCATCCGGGAATGAGCAATACGACCATGCTGCGCGTCAAGCCGTTCAGAACGCAGTGCCCTTACCGCCATTCCCCCCCGACCTGCCAAACATGTATTTCGATGCGCACTATACCTTTTCCGTAGGCGAGGCTTCTGGCGCCCTGGATTATGAAGGGGAAAGCCGGTCTACAGGTGACAGTGCTTCTATGGTTAATACTCACCGTGATACCTACCCAATAGAGGTGCCGATTTCCCGACAACTTGACGACTGTCAAAAATTTTTAGACATGATGTTGAACGCGATTTACAAAGTGCCAGAAAGCCAGGAAGGCCTCGACATTCTGCAAAGTCTGTCCAATGAACTCCCACTCGGAGAACATGAGGAAACCAATTCCAATGAATATTCGGAACTCCAGTGGCTCGCTAGAGACTTGCACCGAAATGTCAGAGACAGGAGAAAGGAGATCACAGAAAAGCTTGCAGAAGAGATCAAATGGAGAGAGTACGACAGTGCCTGCGAAAAGACGGTACGTAAGGCAAAATTTCCGCTTCACCTCCGGGACGAACCAGTCGCCGCATGGCGACAAGAAACCAAGACTCTAGGTAGAGCATTCTGTACAGCCGTCCAGGGTGGAGGCAAGGTTGAATTCCGCGTAATCGATGAAAAGACCCCCACCGTGGGTATTTTCGTCACCACGACAAAACGCCGCTTTGTCGTCATTCTTCAGAAGAAGATGCAGGGAGATTTGAGTGAAGCGTGGACTGCAGTTGAGATCCAGACACCTTCTGATCGTAGGCCAGCAGTAACCATATTAGGGCAGACCTTCATGGATGGTTTTCCGAACTTGGTTCAGAATGATTGA
- a CDS encoding helix-turn-helix domain-containing protein yields the protein MLTVKELSAWLNIKESTLYLWVSKSKIPCRRIHGLVRFEPEAIQSWLNGFSSGTRHRPPRAPRHKAGDVDHLIEAAKRAVYTPRHGETRPTASPLGKENNDGAR from the coding sequence ATGCTTACCGTCAAAGAGCTCTCGGCTTGGCTCAATATCAAAGAATCCACACTCTATCTCTGGGTTTCCAAGAGCAAGATTCCTTGCCGTCGCATTCATGGCCTCGTTCGCTTTGAACCTGAGGCCATTCAGTCCTGGCTCAATGGCTTTTCTTCCGGCACTCGTCACAGGCCTCCGCGCGCGCCGCGCCATAAAGCTGGTGACGTAGACCACCTCATTGAAGCGGCCAAACGCGCCGTCTATACTCCTCGCCACGGGGAAACCAGACCAACAGCGAGCCCTCTTGGAAAGGAGAACAACGATGGGGCTCGTTAA
- the hslV gene encoding ATP-dependent protease subunit HslV: protein MIIRSTTVLCVRRDSQVTMGCDGQVTVGTTVMKHNARKMRRMHGDTVLAGFAGATADAFTLFEKFEAKLAEYRGNLTRAAVELAKEWRTDRVLRRLEALLAVADLDHSFIISGTGDVVEPEDGILAIGSGGPYALAAARALLGHSELVAEQVVRESLMIAGGIDIYTNQQIVIESLSR, encoded by the coding sequence ATGATTATTCGATCCACGACGGTGCTGTGTGTGAGGCGAGACAGTCAGGTGACGATGGGTTGTGATGGACAGGTCACGGTCGGCACTACGGTCATGAAGCACAATGCCAGGAAAATGCGCCGTATGCACGGCGATACGGTGCTGGCGGGGTTTGCCGGCGCGACGGCCGATGCCTTCACCCTGTTTGAAAAGTTCGAGGCCAAATTGGCCGAGTATCGGGGAAACCTGACGAGGGCCGCCGTGGAACTGGCGAAGGAGTGGCGGACCGATCGTGTGTTGCGGCGCTTGGAGGCATTGCTGGCCGTTGCCGACCTCGATCACTCCTTCATCATTTCCGGAACCGGAGATGTAGTTGAGCCCGAGGACGGCATTTTGGCCATTGGGTCGGGCGGACCCTATGCACTGGCCGCTGCTCGTGCATTACTGGGACATTCCGAACTGGTCGCCGAACAGGTCGTGCGGGAATCCCTGATGATCGCCGGCGGGATCGACATTTATACGAACCAACAGATTGTGATCGAATCACTCTCGCGTTAG
- the hslU gene encoding ATP-dependent protease ATPase subunit HslU: protein MTTELTSRPLNVNSLTPRQIVEALDRYVIGQHDAKRMVAIALRNRWRRQRLAPELRDEVMPKNIIMIGPTGVGKTEIARRLAKLAEAPFIKVEASKFTEVGYVGRDVESIIRDLTELAISLVKTKHLEEVQGKASRLGEERLLDLLLPGAPSRPASPGFEPSGARADASEPTESPDATRSKLRLQLREGKLDQRSVEVEVKERALPLGVISNAGGMEDLEGNLRDMLGGMFQGKKKKRMMKVPDALKHLTQEEAQKLIDMDEVVREAITKVEQTGIVFLDEIDKIAGRERAMGPDVSREGVQRDLLPIVEGSTVSTKHGAVQTDHILFIAAGAFHVAKPSDLIPELQGRFPIRVELAPLTKDDFVRILTEPRGALVRQYQALMATEGLTVEFTDDGLAEIAATAVQVNERTENIGARRLFTIMERLLEQVSFEGSEMNEKTIVVDAGYVRERLQNIVKDQDLSRYIL from the coding sequence ATGACGACCGAATTGACGTCCCGTCCCCTCAATGTGAATAGCTTGACGCCCCGCCAGATCGTTGAAGCGCTGGACCGCTATGTCATCGGTCAACACGATGCCAAGCGTATGGTCGCCATTGCCCTGCGTAACCGCTGGCGCCGTCAGCGGTTGGCTCCTGAGCTGCGTGATGAGGTCATGCCGAAGAACATCATCATGATCGGGCCGACCGGCGTGGGGAAAACCGAAATTGCCAGACGCCTGGCGAAATTGGCCGAAGCGCCCTTCATCAAGGTGGAGGCCTCCAAATTTACCGAAGTCGGGTATGTCGGCCGGGATGTCGAATCGATTATTCGTGATCTCACCGAGCTGGCCATCAGTTTGGTGAAGACCAAACACTTGGAAGAGGTGCAGGGGAAGGCGTCGCGCCTTGGAGAAGAGCGACTCCTCGATCTCCTGTTGCCTGGTGCACCGTCCCGTCCGGCTTCGCCTGGATTTGAACCTTCCGGGGCGCGTGCCGATGCTTCGGAGCCGACCGAATCGCCGGATGCCACGCGATCCAAGCTTCGTCTGCAACTGCGCGAGGGCAAACTCGATCAGCGATCTGTGGAAGTAGAGGTCAAGGAACGAGCGTTGCCGCTGGGGGTGATTTCCAATGCCGGCGGCATGGAGGATCTTGAAGGGAACTTGCGCGACATGCTGGGCGGCATGTTTCAAGGGAAGAAAAAGAAACGGATGATGAAAGTGCCCGATGCGCTGAAGCATCTCACCCAGGAAGAAGCGCAAAAGCTGATCGACATGGACGAAGTCGTTCGGGAGGCCATCACGAAGGTCGAGCAGACCGGCATTGTCTTTTTGGATGAGATCGACAAGATCGCCGGGCGTGAGCGCGCGATGGGACCGGATGTGTCCCGCGAAGGGGTGCAGCGCGACTTACTGCCGATTGTGGAAGGTTCCACGGTCAGCACGAAACATGGCGCCGTGCAGACCGACCATATTCTCTTCATCGCCGCGGGCGCGTTTCATGTCGCCAAGCCGTCGGATTTGATTCCCGAACTGCAGGGCCGGTTCCCTATCCGTGTCGAGTTGGCGCCGCTCACCAAAGACGACTTCGTGCGTATCCTGACCGAACCGCGAGGTGCGCTGGTGCGTCAGTATCAGGCGTTGATGGCGACAGAAGGGCTCACCGTCGAGTTTACGGATGACGGATTGGCGGAGATTGCGGCGACGGCAGTACAGGTCAACGAGCGGACGGAAAACATCGGCGCCCGGCGGCTGTTTACGATCATGGAGCGGTTGCTGGAACAGGTGTCGTTCGAAGGGTCCGAGATGAACGAAAAGACCATCGTCGTGGACGCCGGGTATGTGCGGGAGCGCTTGCAGAATATTGTGAAGGATCAAGACTTGAGCCGCTATATTCTGTAA
- a CDS encoding replication initiation factor domain-containing protein: MDSSFTLTIDWLAFTVLATNPQETMKVLGGDWSKAKGGFRGYPLSWMRADGLRGVGKLGTNAPRRPNEIHVDLSGGLASALTLDQIRTLLKWVHAQQGHVTRIDCALDDRAGTVPVSTIREAVSASQCVTRAAQVRHIVSNLTHGSGATTGETMYFGSPQSQTLLRIYDKRLELQSKGHENWQDYGTRWELELKKDRAEQCARALASLDEADWKELVVGLLRSYVDFRQIPKDAEDEERYRAPVLEWYALLTEGFQKGRLAQEKQVQTLQNVKRWVSDTLTPMLAVICATPGGEEWLLNEIVRGISRWKDRHRSLLKQPTRFHRTAGGHAGSPC, encoded by the coding sequence ATGGATTCGAGCTTCACCCTCACCATTGATTGGCTCGCCTTTACGGTCCTGGCCACCAATCCCCAAGAAACCATGAAGGTCCTCGGTGGCGATTGGAGCAAGGCCAAAGGTGGATTTCGAGGCTATCCCTTGTCCTGGATGCGGGCAGACGGGCTACGCGGCGTCGGAAAACTGGGCACGAATGCGCCTCGTCGTCCGAATGAAATCCATGTGGATTTGTCGGGCGGCCTGGCGTCCGCCCTGACACTGGATCAGATCCGAACCCTCCTCAAGTGGGTGCATGCTCAACAGGGCCATGTGACGCGGATCGACTGTGCGCTCGATGATCGGGCAGGAACGGTGCCGGTCTCGACCATTCGCGAAGCCGTCTCGGCAAGTCAATGTGTGACGCGTGCGGCTCAGGTCCGGCATATCGTCTCCAACCTGACGCATGGGAGCGGGGCCACGACCGGCGAGACGATGTACTTTGGGAGTCCGCAGAGTCAGACCCTCTTGCGGATTTATGACAAGCGGCTCGAACTTCAGAGCAAAGGACATGAGAACTGGCAGGACTACGGGACACGGTGGGAATTAGAACTCAAGAAGGATCGCGCCGAACAATGCGCGAGAGCATTAGCCAGTTTAGATGAAGCCGATTGGAAGGAGTTGGTAGTTGGCTTACTGAGATCGTATGTGGATTTCCGGCAGATTCCGAAGGATGCCGAGGATGAAGAACGGTACCGGGCTCCAGTGTTGGAGTGGTACGCCCTCCTGACGGAGGGATTTCAGAAGGGGCGATTGGCCCAGGAGAAGCAGGTGCAGACCCTGCAAAACGTGAAACGATGGGTGAGTGACACCCTGACGCCGATGTTGGCGGTCATTTGTGCCACCCCTGGAGGGGAAGAATGGCTACTGAACGAAATTGTCAGGGGCATCTCCAGGTGGAAGGACCGACACCGGAGCTTGCTCAAGCAACCCACTCGGTTTCACCGGACTGCCGGCGGCCACGCGGGCAGCCCATGTTAG
- the argB gene encoding acetylglutamate kinase, translating to MNKLIKKADVLIEALPYIRTFKGKTVVIKYGGHAMTDAPLKERFAQNVVLLKYVGLNPVIVHGGGPQIDQMLDRLGMVAKFRHGVRVTDAATMEIVEMVLAGRINMEIVDLLNRHGGQAVGLSGKDGGLMLTKPLTAKAWAESIEKDLDSDDSDADFGFVGDVKSIDPTLLLKLQEDNYIPVIAPIGTDREGNTYNINADLVAGAIAAALKAEKLVMLTDVKGIRDANGRHLPTVSRKDVQRMVKRGTISEGMLPKVHACLDALAGGVGKAHIIDGRTPHAILLEIFTHKGIGTEIVA from the coding sequence ATGAACAAATTGATTAAGAAAGCGGACGTGCTGATCGAGGCCCTGCCCTACATCCGCACCTTCAAGGGCAAGACGGTCGTCATCAAGTACGGGGGGCATGCGATGACCGATGCGCCCCTGAAAGAGCGATTTGCCCAGAATGTGGTGTTGCTGAAGTATGTCGGGCTCAACCCCGTGATCGTGCATGGCGGGGGGCCGCAAATCGATCAGATGCTGGATCGACTGGGAATGGTCGCGAAGTTTCGGCACGGGGTGCGAGTGACCGACGCGGCCACGATGGAAATTGTGGAGATGGTACTGGCCGGCCGGATCAATATGGAAATCGTCGACCTCTTGAATCGACACGGCGGACAAGCGGTCGGACTCAGCGGCAAGGACGGCGGGTTGATGTTGACCAAGCCGCTGACGGCGAAGGCCTGGGCGGAAAGCATTGAAAAGGACCTCGATTCGGATGATTCGGATGCCGATTTCGGGTTTGTGGGCGACGTGAAATCGATCGATCCCACGCTGCTCTTGAAGCTCCAGGAAGACAATTACATCCCTGTCATCGCGCCGATCGGAACGGATCGGGAAGGCAATACGTACAACATCAACGCCGACCTCGTGGCCGGCGCGATTGCCGCAGCATTGAAGGCGGAAAAACTCGTGATGTTGACCGATGTGAAGGGCATCCGCGATGCCAATGGTCGCCACCTGCCGACGGTCTCCCGCAAAGACGTGCAGCGGATGGTCAAGCGCGGCACGATCAGCGAGGGCATGTTACCCAAAGTTCACGCCTGCCTGGATGCTTTGGCCGGGGGGGTGGGGAAGGCGCACATCATCGATGGCCGCACGCCCCATGCCATTCTGTTGGAAATCTTCACCCACAAGGGTATCGGCACAGAAATTGTCGCGTAG
- a CDS encoding putative toxin-antitoxin system toxin component, PIN family produces the protein MSRTSAPALILNAIRSGQIVAVMSEATLAELIAVLRRPTLQRYFMHAAIAPMNWLAELRVQADLVVPATSTAPIRDERDRLFLDLLATHPQPHYFVTGDKDFVASEYSGVPVISAAEFARLLTRS, from the coding sequence ATGTCCCGTACCAGTGCCCCCGCCCTCATCCTAAATGCTATTCGATCTGGACAGATCGTGGCTGTCATGAGTGAGGCCACTTTGGCAGAACTGATCGCAGTCCTCCGCCGTCCTACCCTCCAACGTTACTTTATGCATGCCGCCATCGCGCCGATGAACTGGCTGGCTGAGTTGAGAGTGCAAGCCGACCTGGTAGTCCCGGCGACAAGCACCGCTCCGATTCGTGATGAACGGGATCGGCTGTTTCTAGACCTGCTGGCGACCCACCCTCAGCCTCACTATTTTGTCACCGGCGACAAGGATTTCGTTGCTTCAGAGTACAGCGGCGTTCCGGTCATTTCAGCCGCCGAGTTTGCCCGCCTGCTCACACGCAGCTGA
- the trmFO gene encoding methylenetetrahydrofolate--tRNA-(uracil(54)-C(5))-methyltransferase (FADH(2)-oxidizing) TrmFO codes for MREDIVIIGGGLAGTEAAWQAANRGAKVTLYEMRPKEMTKAHKTGDLAELVCSNSLGSADPLNAPGILKTEMRRLNSLVIRAAEEARVPAGSALAVDREQFARVITQALEGHPNIRIMREEVTEIPQDAVCIIATGPLTSEKLSKAISELTHERHLYFFDAISPIIDAESINMDIVYRASRYGKGGADYLNCPLDEAAYNALYDAMMTAEKVQPKEFEKIAYFESCIPIEVMAERGRQTMQFGPLKPVGLEHPKTGVRPYAVVQLRTENAHGTCYNMVGFQTKLTYPEQRRVFRLIPGLENAEFLRLGSLHRNTFINSPQLLRETLQLKSRGTVFFAGQLVGVEGYTESAAMGGIAGINAARGLADQPLVTPPPNSAHGCLIAHITKSDPAHFQPMNTNFGLFPPVTVKTRDKDQKRRLIQQRAVEDFDAWIAQSGLS; via the coding sequence ATGCGTGAAGACATCGTGATCATCGGGGGTGGTCTGGCCGGCACAGAAGCCGCCTGGCAGGCAGCGAATCGTGGCGCCAAGGTGACGCTCTACGAAATGCGCCCCAAAGAGATGACCAAAGCACATAAGACAGGTGATCTGGCAGAGCTCGTCTGTTCGAACTCCCTTGGATCCGCCGATCCGCTCAATGCGCCCGGCATTCTGAAGACGGAGATGCGTCGCCTGAACTCGCTAGTGATTCGTGCGGCGGAGGAGGCGCGTGTGCCGGCCGGCTCGGCGTTAGCGGTCGATCGCGAGCAGTTCGCCCGGGTGATCACGCAGGCGCTGGAGGGGCATCCGAACATCCGGATCATGCGTGAGGAAGTCACGGAGATCCCGCAGGACGCCGTCTGCATCATCGCGACCGGTCCGCTCACGTCGGAAAAGTTATCGAAAGCCATCAGCGAATTGACGCACGAGCGGCATCTCTATTTCTTTGACGCGATTTCGCCCATTATCGATGCGGAGTCGATCAACATGGACATCGTCTATCGTGCGTCACGGTACGGCAAGGGGGGGGCTGATTACCTCAATTGCCCGCTGGATGAAGCTGCGTACAATGCGTTGTACGACGCGATGATGACGGCCGAGAAGGTCCAGCCGAAAGAGTTCGAGAAAATTGCCTATTTTGAAAGTTGTATCCCGATTGAAGTCATGGCCGAGCGTGGTCGGCAGACCATGCAGTTCGGACCGCTCAAGCCGGTCGGGCTGGAGCATCCGAAGACAGGCGTGCGCCCCTACGCCGTGGTGCAGCTTCGTACCGAGAACGCGCATGGGACTTGTTACAACATGGTCGGGTTTCAGACCAAACTGACGTATCCGGAGCAGCGACGGGTGTTTCGTCTCATTCCGGGGCTGGAGAATGCCGAATTTCTACGGCTCGGCAGTCTCCATCGCAACACCTTCATCAACTCGCCGCAATTGCTGCGCGAGACGCTCCAGCTCAAGTCCCGTGGCACCGTATTTTTTGCCGGACAATTGGTCGGGGTCGAAGGGTACACCGAGTCGGCCGCGATGGGAGGGATAGCAGGCATCAATGCGGCGCGAGGCCTGGCGGACCAGCCGTTGGTGACTCCGCCGCCGAACAGCGCCCACGGTTGTTTGATTGCGCATATTACCAAGAGCGATCCGGCCCATTTTCAGCCGATGAATACGAACTTCGGGCTGTTCCCGCCTGTCACCGTCAAGACGCGCGACAAGGATCAGAAGCGGCGTCTCATCCAGCAACGAGCTGTTGAGGATTTTGACGCATGGATCGCGCAATCCGGACTTTCCTAG